A window of Pseudomonas guangdongensis contains these coding sequences:
- the paaG gene encoding 2-(1,2-epoxy-1,2-dihydrophenyl)acetyl-CoA isomerase PaaG, translating to MSFEHILFTIEQGVATLTLNRPEQLNSFNAQMHKEVREALKQVRQNPEVRCLLITGSGRGFCAGQDLGDRNVAPGAAAPDLGESIEKNYNPLIRALRDLPMPVICAVNGVAAGAGANIALACDITLAAKSASFIQAFCKIGLVPDSGGTWTLPRAVGMARAKALALLGDRLSAEQAEQWGMIWRCVDDAALQDEALKLARQLATQPTYGLALIKRALNASASNSFDAQLDLERDLQRLAGRSEDYREGVAAFMAKRTPEFKGR from the coding sequence ATGAGCTTCGAACACATCCTCTTCACCATCGAGCAGGGCGTCGCCACCCTGACCCTCAACCGCCCGGAGCAGCTCAACAGCTTCAACGCGCAGATGCACAAGGAAGTCCGCGAAGCGCTCAAACAGGTACGCCAGAACCCCGAGGTGCGCTGCCTGCTGATCACCGGCAGCGGCCGCGGCTTCTGCGCCGGGCAGGACCTGGGCGACCGCAACGTGGCGCCGGGCGCCGCCGCCCCGGACCTGGGCGAGTCGATCGAGAAGAACTACAACCCGCTGATCCGCGCCCTACGCGACCTGCCGATGCCGGTGATCTGCGCGGTCAACGGCGTGGCCGCCGGCGCCGGCGCCAACATCGCCCTGGCCTGCGACATCACCCTGGCGGCGAAGTCGGCCAGCTTCATCCAGGCCTTCTGCAAGATCGGCCTGGTGCCGGACTCCGGCGGCACCTGGACCCTGCCGCGCGCGGTCGGCATGGCCCGCGCCAAGGCCCTCGCCCTGCTGGGCGACCGCCTCAGCGCCGAGCAGGCCGAGCAGTGGGGGATGATCTGGCGCTGCGTCGACGATGCCGCCCTGCAGGACGAGGCCCTCAAGCTGGCCCGCCAGCTGGCCACCCAGCCGACCTACGGCCTGGCGCTGATCAAGCGCGCACTGAACGCCAGCGCCAGCAACAGCTTCGACGCGCAGCTCGACCTGGAGCGCGACCTGCAGCGCCTGGCCGGGCGCAGCGAAGACTACCGCGAAGGCGTCGCCGCCTTCATGGCCAAACGCACCCCCGAATTCAAGGGCCGCTGA
- the pcaF gene encoding 3-oxoadipyl-CoA thiolase yields the protein MSEALIIDAIRTPIGRYAGALSAVRADDLGAVPLRALMARNPQVDWTAVDDVIFGCANQAGEDNRNVARMSSLLAGLPINVPGTTVNRLCGSGMDAIGSAARALRCGEAQLMIAGGVESMSRAPFVMGKAESAFSRSAEMFDTTIGWRFVNAIMKKEFGIDSMPETAENVAEQFNVSRADQDAFALRSQQKTGAAMARGRFEREIVPVEIPQRKGPAKVVEQDEHPRPDTTLEQLAKLGTPFRDGGSVTAGNASGVNDGACALLLASPAAAARYGLKARGRVLAMASAGVEPRIMGIGPVPATRKVLELANLSLADMDVIELNEAFAAQGLAVLRELGIADDDARVNPNGGAIALGHPLGMSGARLVTTALNELEERQGRYALCTMCIGVGQGIAMVIERL from the coding sequence ATGAGCGAAGCCCTGATCATCGACGCCATCCGCACCCCGATCGGCCGCTACGCCGGCGCGCTGTCCGCCGTGCGCGCCGACGACCTCGGCGCGGTGCCGCTGCGCGCGCTGATGGCGCGCAACCCGCAGGTCGACTGGACCGCCGTCGACGACGTGATCTTCGGCTGCGCCAACCAGGCCGGCGAGGACAACCGCAACGTCGCGCGCATGTCCTCGCTGCTCGCCGGTCTGCCGATCAACGTGCCGGGCACCACCGTCAACCGCCTGTGCGGCTCGGGCATGGACGCCATCGGCAGCGCCGCCCGCGCCCTGCGCTGCGGCGAGGCCCAGCTGATGATCGCCGGCGGCGTGGAATCCATGTCGCGCGCCCCGTTCGTCATGGGCAAGGCCGAGAGCGCCTTCTCGCGCTCGGCCGAAATGTTCGACACCACCATCGGCTGGCGCTTCGTCAACGCCATCATGAAGAAGGAGTTCGGCATCGACTCGATGCCGGAGACCGCCGAGAACGTCGCCGAGCAGTTCAACGTCTCGCGCGCCGACCAGGACGCCTTCGCCCTGCGCAGCCAGCAGAAGACCGGCGCGGCCATGGCCCGCGGCCGCTTCGAGCGCGAGATCGTCCCGGTGGAGATTCCCCAGCGCAAGGGCCCGGCCAAGGTGGTCGAGCAGGACGAGCACCCGCGTCCGGACACCACCCTGGAGCAGCTGGCCAAGCTCGGCACGCCGTTCCGCGACGGCGGCAGCGTCACCGCCGGCAACGCCTCGGGCGTCAACGACGGCGCCTGCGCCCTGCTGCTGGCCAGCCCGGCCGCCGCCGCCCGCTACGGCCTCAAGGCCCGCGGCCGCGTGCTGGCGATGGCCAGCGCCGGCGTCGAGCCGCGCATCATGGGCATCGGCCCGGTGCCGGCGACCCGCAAGGTGCTGGAGCTGGCCAACCTCAGCCTGGCCGACATGGACGTGATCGAACTCAACGAGGCGTTCGCCGCCCAGGGCCTGGCCGTGCTGCGCGAGCTGGGCATCGCCGACGACGACGCGCGGGTCAACCCCAACGGCGGCGCCATCGCCCTCGGCCACCCGCTGGGCATGAGCGGCGCGCGCCTGGTCACCACCGCGCTCAACGAACTGGAAGAACGCCAGGGCCGCTACGCGCTGTGCACCATGTGCATCGGCGTCGGCCAGGGCATCGCCATGGTCATCGAGCGCCTGTAA
- the paaB gene encoding 1,2-phenylacetyl-CoA epoxidase subunit PaaB produces MSEWILFEVFVRSKHGLNHKHVGSVHAADANMALESARDLYTRRNEGVSIWVVPSAQITATAGDEKEPFFDPSQDKVYRHASFYELPDEVGHM; encoded by the coding sequence ATGTCCGAATGGATCCTTTTCGAAGTCTTCGTCCGCTCCAAGCACGGCCTGAACCACAAGCACGTCGGCAGCGTCCATGCCGCCGATGCCAACATGGCCCTGGAAAGCGCCCGTGACCTGTACACCCGCCGCAACGAAGGCGTGAGCATCTGGGTGGTGCCCTCGGCACAGATCACCGCCACCGCCGGCGACGAGAAAGAGCCCTTCTTCGACCCGTCCCAGGACAAGGTCTACCGTCACGCCAGCTTCTACGA
- the paaA gene encoding 1,2-phenylacetyl-CoA epoxidase subunit PaaA codes for MYAQLVETGVKRVKSLEEMSPEERAFQERIDAEIKIEPKNWMPDAYRQTLIRQISQHAHSEIVGMLPEGNWVTRAPTLKRKLQLMAKIQDEAGHGMYLYSAMETLGADRDAEIEKLHSGKAKYSSIFNYPTLNWADMGAVGWLVDGAAIVNQVVLQRTSYGPYSRAMIRICKEESFHQRQGYEILLTMMRHGTQAQKDMVQDAINRLWWPALMMFGPSDADSPNSAQSMAWKIKRMSNDDLRQRFIDQTVPQLEFLGCTAPDPDLKWNEERGHYDFGPINWQEFYDVLKGNGPCNRERIATRRKAIEDGAWVREAAVAHAAKRQQKQKVA; via the coding sequence ATGTACGCACAACTCGTCGAAACCGGAGTCAAGCGCGTCAAGAGCCTCGAGGAGATGTCTCCCGAGGAGCGCGCCTTCCAGGAACGCATCGATGCCGAGATCAAGATCGAGCCGAAGAACTGGATGCCGGATGCCTACCGTCAGACCCTGATCCGCCAGATCTCCCAGCACGCCCACTCGGAAATCGTCGGCATGCTGCCGGAAGGCAACTGGGTCACCCGCGCACCGACCCTCAAGCGCAAGCTGCAGCTGATGGCCAAGATCCAGGACGAGGCCGGCCACGGCATGTACCTGTACAGCGCCATGGAAACCCTCGGCGCCGACCGCGATGCGGAAATCGAGAAACTGCACAGCGGCAAGGCCAAGTATTCGAGCATCTTCAACTACCCGACGCTGAACTGGGCCGACATGGGCGCGGTGGGCTGGCTGGTCGACGGCGCCGCCATCGTCAACCAGGTGGTGCTGCAGCGCACCTCCTACGGCCCCTACTCGCGCGCGATGATCCGCATCTGCAAGGAAGAGAGCTTCCACCAGCGCCAGGGCTACGAAATCCTCCTGACCATGATGCGCCACGGCACCCAGGCGCAGAAGGACATGGTCCAGGACGCCATCAACCGCCTGTGGTGGCCGGCGCTGATGATGTTCGGCCCGAGCGACGCCGACTCGCCGAACAGCGCCCAGTCGATGGCCTGGAAGATCAAGCGCATGAGCAACGACGACCTGCGCCAGCGCTTCATCGACCAGACCGTGCCGCAACTGGAATTCCTCGGCTGCACCGCGCCCGACCCGGACCTCAAGTGGAACGAGGAGCGCGGCCACTACGACTTCGGCCCGATCAACTGGCAGGAGTTCTACGACGTACTCAAGGGCAACGGCCCGTGCAACCGCGAACGCATCGCCACCCGCCGCAAGGCCATCGAGGACGGCGCCTGGGTCCGCGAAGCCGCCGTCGCCCACGCTGCCAAACGCCAACAAAAACAAAAAGTCGCCTGA
- the paaK gene encoding phenylacetate--CoA ligase PaaK, which yields MNAMNDARLQSALLDPMETASLDQLRAHQLERLRWTLQHSYDNVPVYRQKFDALGVHPSDLKSLEDLAKFPFTGKSDLRDNYPFGMFAVPMERVSRIHASSGTTGQPTVVGYTANDIDTWANLVARSIRAAGGRPGDRIHVAYGYGLFTGGLGAHYGAERLGCTVIPMSGGQTEKQVQLIKDFQPDIIMVTPSYMLNIADELERQGIDPHKLPLRLGIFGAEPWTGQLRGELESRLGIQAMDIYGLSEIMGPGVAMECADCKDGPTIWEDHFYPEIIDPVTGAVLPDGQMGELVFTSLSKEALPMIRYRTRDLTRLLPGTTRAMRRIDKITGRSDDMLIIRGVNVFPTQIEEQVLKVKQLSAQYELHVYRNGNLDGMDVLVELKPEFEHLDDIERQAVSRELSHHIKSNVGISTRINICPCFTLKRSEGKASHVVDKRKAV from the coding sequence ATGAACGCCATGAACGATGCCCGCCTGCAATCCGCCCTGCTCGACCCGATGGAAACCGCCAGCCTCGATCAGCTGCGCGCCCACCAGCTGGAGCGCCTGCGCTGGACCCTGCAGCACTCCTACGACAACGTGCCGGTGTACCGGCAGAAGTTCGACGCCCTGGGCGTGCACCCCAGCGACCTGAAGTCGCTGGAAGACCTGGCCAAGTTCCCCTTCACCGGCAAGAGCGACCTGCGCGACAACTACCCGTTCGGCATGTTCGCCGTGCCGATGGAGCGCGTCTCGCGCATCCACGCCTCCAGCGGCACCACCGGCCAGCCCACCGTGGTCGGCTACACCGCCAACGACATCGACACCTGGGCCAACCTGGTGGCGCGCTCGATCCGCGCCGCCGGCGGCCGTCCGGGCGACCGCATCCACGTCGCCTACGGCTACGGCCTGTTCACCGGCGGCCTCGGCGCCCACTACGGCGCCGAGCGCCTGGGCTGCACGGTGATCCCGATGTCCGGCGGCCAGACCGAGAAGCAGGTCCAGCTGATCAAGGACTTCCAGCCGGACATCATCATGGTCACCCCCTCGTACATGCTCAACATCGCCGACGAGCTGGAGCGCCAGGGCATCGACCCGCACAAGCTGCCGCTGCGCCTGGGCATCTTCGGCGCCGAGCCGTGGACCGGCCAGCTGCGCGGCGAGCTGGAAAGCCGCCTGGGCATCCAGGCCATGGACATCTACGGCCTGTCCGAGATCATGGGCCCGGGCGTGGCCATGGAGTGCGCCGACTGCAAGGACGGCCCGACCATCTGGGAAGACCACTTCTACCCGGAGATCATCGACCCGGTGACCGGCGCGGTGCTGCCGGACGGCCAGATGGGCGAGCTGGTGTTCACCTCGCTGTCCAAGGAAGCCCTGCCGATGATCCGCTACCGCACCCGCGACCTGACCCGCCTGCTGCCGGGCACCACTCGCGCCATGCGCCGCATCGACAAGATCACCGGACGCAGCGACGACATGCTGATCATCCGCGGGGTCAACGTGTTCCCCACCCAGATCGAGGAGCAGGTGCTGAAAGTCAAACAGCTTTCCGCCCAGTACGAGCTGCATGTGTATCGCAACGGCAACCTCGACGGCATGGACGTGCTGGTCGAACTCAAGCCGGAGTTCGAGCACCTCGACGACATCGAGCGCCAGGCGGTGAGCCGCGAGCTGTCCCACCACATCAAGAGCAACGTCGGCATCAGCACGCGGATCAACATCTGCCCGTGCTTCACCCTCAAGCGCTCGGAAGGCAAGGCCTCCCACGTGGTCGACAAGCGCAAGGCCGTCTGA
- the paaI gene encoding hydroxyphenylacetyl-CoA thioesterase PaaI, translating to MADNNNELTPQQLAEACAAAMNERDLAVRHLGIKILRVAPGAADLQMTISEIMIQGHASCHGGYLFTLADSAFAYACNSYDDVCVALGCSIDYIAPGRLGDVLTARATEVSRSGRTGNYDVRIENQHGQLIAVFHGKSYKIRGTVRQQENEA from the coding sequence ATGGCTGACAACAACAACGAACTGACGCCCCAGCAACTGGCCGAAGCCTGCGCCGCCGCCATGAACGAGCGCGACCTGGCGGTGCGCCACCTCGGCATCAAGATCCTGCGCGTGGCGCCGGGTGCGGCCGACCTGCAGATGACCATCAGCGAGATCATGATCCAGGGCCACGCCAGCTGCCACGGCGGCTACCTGTTCACCCTCGCCGACTCGGCCTTCGCCTACGCCTGCAACAGCTACGACGACGTCTGCGTCGCGCTCGGCTGCAGCATCGACTACATCGCCCCCGGCCGCCTCGGCGACGTGCTCACCGCGCGCGCCACCGAAGTCAGCCGCAGCGGCCGCACCGGCAACTACGACGTGCGCATCGAGAACCAGCACGGCCAGCTGATCGCCGTGTTCCACGGCAAGTCCTACAAGATTCGCGGCACCGTCCGCCAGCAGGAGAATGAGGCATGA
- the paaH gene encoding 3-hydroxyacyl-CoA dehydrogenase PaaH has product MTALHKDAAIAVIGAGAMGAGIAQVAAQAGHPVALFDTREGAAAQAIAGIARQLGKRVEAGKLDAAERDAVLARLSPAARLEDLEGSALVVEAIVENLQVKRELFEKLEAICGDDCILASNTSSLSITSLAATLQRPERVAGLHFFNPAPVMALVEIVAGLASDKAVVDCLYATAKAWGKKPVHTKSTPGFIVNRVARPFYAESLRLLQEGAGDCASLDALLRDAGGFRMGAFELTDLIGHDVNYAVTCSVFDAYYGDFRFQPSLIQKELVDAGRFGRKSGRGFYDYAEGAERPAPQSLPAAAKPACVVVEGDLGPASALVERLEAAGIEIVRRDGAGLIRVGEAVLALSDGRMAAERARDEGLRNLALFDLALDYSKATRLAVAFAADCDASTREAVAGLLQAAGISVTAVTDSPALVVLRTVAMLANEAADAVLQGVGSASDIDLAMCAGVNYPKGPLAWADAIGVGTVLTALDHLQRSYGEDRYRPSLLLRRLHCAGERFHG; this is encoded by the coding sequence ATGACCGCACTGCATAAAGACGCCGCCATCGCGGTGATCGGCGCCGGCGCCATGGGCGCCGGCATCGCCCAGGTCGCCGCCCAGGCCGGCCATCCGGTGGCCCTGTTCGACACCCGCGAAGGCGCCGCCGCCCAGGCCATCGCCGGCATTGCCAGGCAGCTCGGCAAGCGCGTCGAGGCGGGCAAGCTGGACGCCGCCGAGCGCGACGCAGTGCTCGCCCGCCTGAGCCCGGCCGCCCGCCTGGAAGATCTCGAAGGCAGCGCCCTGGTGGTCGAGGCCATCGTCGAGAACCTGCAGGTCAAGCGCGAGCTGTTCGAGAAACTGGAAGCCATCTGCGGCGACGACTGCATCCTCGCCAGCAACACCTCCTCGCTGTCGATCACCTCGCTGGCCGCCACTTTGCAGCGCCCCGAGCGCGTCGCCGGCCTGCACTTCTTCAACCCGGCGCCGGTGATGGCGCTGGTCGAGATCGTCGCCGGCCTGGCCAGCGACAAGGCGGTGGTCGACTGCCTGTACGCCACCGCCAAGGCGTGGGGCAAGAAGCCGGTGCATACCAAATCGACCCCGGGCTTCATCGTCAACCGCGTGGCCCGGCCGTTCTACGCCGAGAGCCTGCGCCTGCTGCAGGAAGGCGCAGGCGACTGCGCCAGCCTCGACGCCCTGCTGCGCGACGCCGGCGGCTTCCGCATGGGTGCCTTCGAGCTGACCGACCTGATCGGCCACGACGTCAACTACGCGGTGACCTGCTCGGTGTTCGACGCCTACTACGGCGACTTCCGCTTCCAGCCCTCGCTGATCCAGAAGGAACTGGTCGACGCCGGCCGCTTCGGCCGCAAGAGCGGCCGCGGCTTCTACGACTACGCCGAAGGCGCCGAGCGCCCGGCGCCGCAGAGCCTGCCGGCCGCCGCCAAGCCCGCGTGCGTGGTGGTGGAGGGCGACCTCGGCCCGGCCTCTGCACTGGTCGAACGTCTCGAAGCCGCCGGCATCGAGATCGTCCGCCGCGATGGCGCCGGCCTGATCCGTGTCGGCGAGGCGGTGCTGGCGCTGAGCGACGGCCGCATGGCCGCCGAGCGCGCCCGTGACGAAGGCCTGCGCAATCTGGCGCTGTTCGACCTCGCGCTGGACTATTCGAAAGCCACCCGTCTGGCCGTGGCCTTCGCTGCCGACTGCGACGCGAGCACCCGCGAAGCGGTCGCCGGCCTGCTGCAGGCCGCCGGCATCAGCGTGACCGCAGTGACCGACAGCCCGGCGCTGGTGGTGCTGCGCACCGTGGCGATGCTCGCCAACGAGGCTGCCGACGCCGTGCTGCAGGGCGTCGGCTCTGCCTCCGACATCGACCTGGCGATGTGCGCCGGGGTCAACTATCCCAAGGGCCCGCTGGCCTGGGCCGATGCCATCGGCGTCGGCACCGTGCTGACCGCGCTCGACCACCTGCAGCGCAGCTACGGCGAGGACCGCTACCGTCCGTCCCTGCTGCTGCGCCGCCTGCACTGCGCCGGAGAGCGTTTCCATGGCTGA